A genomic window from Variovorax paradoxus includes:
- a CDS encoding aromatic ring-hydroxylating dioxygenase subunit alpha, which yields MISAEQNDFITRVGPGAPAGKLLRRYWQPVALADELAGPRPVKPVKLMGQDFVLFRDESGQLGMLDRDCPHRGADLAFGRLENGGIRCAFHGWLFDAKGNCLETPAEPPTSKLCSRIKQSAYPVVEKAGVVFAYIGEGEPPAFPEFDCFVAPDSHTFAFKGLFECNWLQALEVGIDPAHASYLHRFFEDEDTSGSYGKQFRGASADSDMPITKVLREYDRPDISVEPTDYGFRLKALRKLSEDTTHVRVTNVVFPQAFVIPMSAEMTISQWHVPVDDTHCYWYAIFTSFTGPVDKQQMRDQRLKLYELPDYTSRKNKRNNYGYSIEEQLTETYTGMGDDINVHDQWAVESQGAIQDRTREHLGSTDKGIIAYRRVLVKAIEATLAGESAPMLIDAAQASAMTGPPSIDGIGRNVSDEAATEAYWQEADRARRLKSDWASARLAA from the coding sequence ATGATCAGCGCAGAGCAGAACGATTTCATCACCCGCGTCGGACCCGGCGCGCCCGCCGGCAAGCTGCTGCGCCGCTACTGGCAGCCGGTGGCCCTGGCCGACGAGCTGGCGGGCCCGCGCCCGGTCAAGCCGGTGAAGCTCATGGGCCAGGACTTCGTCCTGTTCCGCGATGAAAGCGGCCAGCTCGGCATGCTCGATCGCGACTGCCCGCACCGCGGCGCCGACCTCGCATTCGGCCGCCTCGAAAACGGTGGCATCCGCTGCGCCTTCCACGGCTGGCTGTTCGACGCCAAGGGCAACTGCCTCGAAACGCCCGCCGAGCCGCCCACCAGCAAGCTGTGCAGCCGCATCAAGCAGTCGGCCTATCCGGTGGTCGAGAAAGCCGGCGTGGTCTTCGCCTACATCGGCGAGGGCGAGCCCCCAGCCTTCCCCGAGTTCGACTGCTTCGTCGCGCCCGACAGCCACACCTTCGCGTTCAAGGGCCTGTTCGAATGCAACTGGCTGCAGGCGCTCGAAGTGGGCATCGACCCCGCGCACGCCTCGTACCTGCATCGCTTCTTCGAGGACGAAGACACCTCCGGGAGCTACGGCAAGCAGTTCCGCGGCGCATCGGCCGACTCCGACATGCCCATCACCAAGGTGCTGCGCGAATACGACCGGCCCGACATCAGCGTGGAGCCCACCGACTACGGCTTCCGCCTGAAGGCGCTGCGCAAGCTGTCCGAAGACACCACCCACGTGCGCGTGACCAACGTGGTGTTCCCGCAGGCTTTCGTGATCCCGATGAGCGCCGAGATGACCATCTCGCAATGGCACGTGCCGGTCGACGACACGCACTGCTACTGGTACGCCATCTTCACCAGCTTCACCGGCCCGGTCGACAAGCAGCAGATGCGCGACCAGCGCCTGAAGCTCTACGAGCTGCCCGACTACACCTCGCGCAAAAACAAGCGCAACAACTACGGCTACAGCATCGAAGAGCAGCTGACCGAAACCTACACCGGCATGGGCGACGACATCAACGTGCACGACCAGTGGGCGGTGGAGTCGCAAGGCGCAATCCAGGACCGCACGCGCGAGCATCTGGGCAGCACCGACAAGGGGATCATTGCCTACCGCCGCGTGCTGGTGAAGGCCATCGAGGCCACGCTGGCCGGCGAGAGCGCACCGATGCTGATCGACGCCGCACAGGCCAGCGCGATGACCGGCCCGCCCTCCATCGACGGCATCGGCCGCAACGTCAGCGACGAGGCTGCCACCGAGGCCTACTGGCAAGAAGCCGACCGCGCGCGCCGCTTGAAGTCCGACTGGGCCTCCGCACGGCTCGCCGCCTGA
- a CDS encoding ABC transporter substrate-binding protein: MTKRTILSTLLLAGFGLLGATAHAADEPLRIGLIATYSGPYADYGRQFDAGIALYLKEHGGKVGGRTVEIIKKDTAGPAPDAAKRIAQELIVRDKVSVLTGLDFSPNAYAVGAIATQAKIPTIVMNAASSAITTSSPYVARLSFTVQQVTDPMARYMLKEGIKDAYTVVADYASGVDAETAFKKTFTAGGGKVSGEVRTPMNNPDFSAYVQRIKDAKPQAVFFFFPSGVMPPAFLKVWKERGMEQAGIKLYATGEATDDSYLDATGDVALGLVTSHHYSFAHPSPKNQKFVKDFAADNGAKLRPSYFAVTAYDAMAAIDLALAKTKGDASGDKFMDALKGLSFESPRGPIEIDPATRDIVQTVYIRKTERVNGQLVNVEFDKFDRVKDPAKEAAAK; encoded by the coding sequence ATGACCAAGAGAACCATCCTCTCGACCCTGCTGCTCGCCGGCTTCGGCCTGCTGGGCGCCACGGCGCACGCCGCCGACGAGCCGCTGCGCATCGGCCTCATCGCCACCTACTCCGGCCCGTACGCCGACTACGGCCGCCAGTTCGACGCCGGCATCGCGCTCTACCTGAAGGAACACGGCGGCAAGGTGGGCGGCCGCACTGTCGAGATCATCAAGAAGGACACCGCAGGCCCCGCGCCCGACGCTGCCAAGCGCATCGCGCAGGAACTCATCGTGCGCGACAAGGTGAGCGTGCTCACCGGCCTGGACTTCAGCCCCAACGCGTACGCCGTTGGTGCCATCGCCACGCAGGCGAAGATTCCGACCATCGTGATGAACGCTGCATCGTCGGCCATCACCACCAGCTCGCCCTACGTGGCGCGGCTGTCGTTCACCGTGCAGCAGGTGACGGACCCGATGGCGCGCTACATGCTCAAGGAAGGCATCAAGGACGCCTACACCGTGGTCGCCGACTACGCCTCGGGCGTCGACGCAGAAACCGCCTTCAAGAAGACCTTCACCGCCGGCGGCGGCAAGGTCTCGGGCGAAGTGCGCACGCCGATGAACAACCCCGACTTCTCGGCCTACGTGCAGCGCATCAAGGACGCCAAGCCCCAGGCCGTGTTCTTCTTCTTCCCCTCGGGCGTGATGCCGCCGGCCTTTTTGAAGGTGTGGAAGGAACGCGGCATGGAGCAGGCCGGCATCAAGCTCTACGCCACGGGCGAAGCCACCGACGACAGCTACCTCGACGCCACCGGCGACGTGGCGCTGGGCCTGGTCACCAGCCACCACTACTCGTTCGCGCATCCCTCGCCCAAGAACCAGAAGTTCGTGAAAGACTTCGCCGCCGACAACGGCGCCAAGCTGCGCCCGAGCTACTTCGCCGTGACGGCCTACGACGCCATGGCCGCCATCGACCTCGCACTGGCCAAGACCAAGGGCGACGCCAGCGGTGACAAGTTCATGGACGCCCTCAAGGGCCTGAGCTTCGAGAGCCCGCGCGGCCCCATCGAGATCGACCCCGCCACGCGCGACATCGTGCAGACCGTCTACATCCGCAAGACCGAGCGTGTGAACGGCCAGCTGGTGAACGTCGAGTTCGACAAGTTCGACCGCGTGAAGGACCCGGCCAAGGAAGCCGCCGCCAAGTAA
- a CDS encoding ABC transporter ATP-binding protein: MSSTATTHTLRTNGLGIRFGAFQAVSDVNLSLEPGARQALIGPNGAGKTTLINLLTGVFKPTSGSIHMGDRDITRLPGDKRARMGLARTFQINTLFPSLTPLLSVVLAISEREGLGATWWRPLKGCTAVFDEAHALLGTLGLDSLADVPVAELAYGKQRLLEIALALAAKPRILLLDEPAAGVPEDESGELFEAIAALPPDISVLFIEHDMKLVFRFARRISVLVGGRILTEGTPSEIGADPRVREVYLGSSHRHHHHA, encoded by the coding sequence ATGAGCTCCACCGCCACCACGCACACGCTGCGCACAAACGGCCTCGGCATCCGCTTCGGTGCCTTCCAGGCAGTGAGCGATGTGAACCTCTCGCTCGAACCCGGCGCGCGACAGGCGCTGATCGGCCCCAACGGCGCGGGCAAGACCACGCTCATCAACCTGCTCACCGGCGTGTTCAAGCCCACCAGCGGCAGCATCCACATGGGCGACCGCGACATCACGCGCCTGCCGGGCGACAAGCGCGCGCGCATGGGCCTGGCGCGCACCTTCCAGATCAACACGCTGTTCCCCAGCCTCACGCCGCTCTTGTCGGTGGTGCTGGCGATCAGCGAGCGCGAAGGGCTGGGCGCCACGTGGTGGCGGCCGCTCAAGGGCTGCACGGCGGTGTTCGACGAGGCGCATGCACTGCTCGGCACGCTCGGGCTCGACAGCCTCGCCGACGTGCCCGTGGCCGAGCTGGCCTATGGCAAGCAGCGGCTGCTGGAGATAGCGCTCGCGCTCGCGGCCAAGCCTCGCATCTTGCTGCTCGACGAGCCTGCTGCCGGCGTGCCTGAAGACGAGAGCGGCGAGCTGTTCGAGGCCATCGCCGCGCTGCCGCCCGACATCAGCGTGCTGTTCATCGAGCACGACATGAAGCTCGTCTTCCGCTTCGCGCGCCGAATCTCGGTGCTGGTGGGCGGGCGCATCCTGACCGAGGGCACGCCTTCGGAAATCGGCGCCGACCCGCGCGTGCGCGAGGTCTATCTCGGAAGCTCACACCGCCATCACCACCATGCCTGA
- a CDS encoding metallophosphoesterase, whose amino-acid sequence MKLQLLSDLHLESHPRFHAEPVPGADMLILAGDIGSYQQGSRLTDTDFGLGRFSPRNGWPVPVVYVPGNHEYDNVDFDETHDRLRTLCEELDILWLERETRVIDGIRFVGTTLWADFDALAEPTDSLAEALKKRGKAMRAADFYLEKAATMRNGELFLSAQLRDQALACQTWLTQALAEPFDGTTVAITHFAPSLESADPRYGLTPGTAGFCNALDELLPYAKLWLHGHLHCPSDYVKNGCRVVANPLGYARNGEQEGYKPQLLIDLR is encoded by the coding sequence ATGAAGCTGCAACTGCTCTCCGACCTGCATCTGGAGTCCCATCCCCGCTTCCATGCCGAGCCCGTGCCGGGCGCCGACATGCTGATCCTCGCGGGCGACATCGGCTCCTACCAGCAAGGCTCTCGCCTGACCGACACCGACTTCGGCCTGGGCCGCTTTTCGCCCCGCAACGGCTGGCCGGTGCCGGTTGTCTATGTGCCGGGCAACCACGAATACGACAACGTCGACTTCGACGAGACCCACGACCGCCTGCGCACGCTCTGCGAGGAACTCGACATCCTCTGGCTGGAACGCGAAACCCGTGTGATCGACGGCATCCGCTTCGTGGGCACCACGCTGTGGGCCGACTTCGACGCACTGGCCGAACCCACCGACAGCCTGGCCGAGGCGCTCAAGAAACGCGGCAAGGCCATGCGCGCGGCCGATTTCTATCTTGAAAAAGCGGCCACCATGCGTAACGGCGAACTCTTCCTCTCCGCGCAGTTGCGCGACCAGGCGCTGGCCTGCCAGACCTGGCTCACGCAGGCGCTGGCCGAACCTTTCGACGGCACCACGGTGGCCATCACCCACTTTGCGCCCAGCCTCGAAAGTGCCGATCCGCGCTACGGCCTGACACCCGGCACGGCCGGTTTCTGCAATGCGCTCGACGAGTTGCTGCCCTATGCGAAGCTGTGGCTGCACGGCCACCTGCACTGTCCGTCGGACTATGTGAAGAACGGCTGCCGCGTAGTGGCCAACCCGCTGGGCTACGCACGCAACGGCGAACAGGAAGGCTACAAGCCCCAACTGCTGATAGACCTGCGCTGA
- a CDS encoding branched-chain amino acid ABC transporter permease → MKPVTMSPTHLRIAEIAFWLALASSFFLLPDKLTLMSQIMIFGLFAVSLDMALGYAGILTVGHAAFFGAGAYAAGLLAKYGWSEPFTGLLFALVVSGLLGYALSYLVVRGADLTRLMITIGVCVLLYELVNRLSGLTGGTDGLQGVVIAPVLGLFDFDLYGKTAFGYAFGVVLAMFLLVRLVLRSPFGLALRGIHDSRKRMTAIGSPVEARLRMAYAFSAAVAGVAGALLAQTTQFVGIESIGFNRSAEVLIILVLGGTGRLYGGMIGAIVYMLVHDWFADMNPQYWMFWLGIFLIAAVMLGRGGIMGALSRFVRTGKAR, encoded by the coding sequence ATGAAACCCGTAACGATGTCCCCCACGCATTTGCGCATCGCCGAAATCGCCTTCTGGCTGGCACTCGCGTCGAGCTTCTTCCTCCTGCCCGACAAGCTCACGCTGATGAGCCAGATCATGATTTTCGGTCTGTTCGCCGTGTCGCTCGACATGGCGCTGGGCTACGCCGGCATCCTCACCGTGGGCCACGCAGCCTTCTTCGGCGCGGGCGCGTATGCAGCCGGGTTGCTTGCCAAGTACGGCTGGAGCGAACCCTTCACCGGCCTGCTGTTCGCACTGGTCGTCAGCGGCCTGCTGGGCTACGCACTGAGCTACCTCGTGGTGCGCGGCGCCGACCTCACGCGGCTGATGATCACCATCGGCGTGTGCGTGCTGCTGTACGAACTGGTCAACCGGCTCTCGGGCCTCACCGGTGGCACCGACGGGCTGCAGGGCGTAGTCATCGCGCCAGTGCTCGGCCTCTTCGATTTCGACCTCTACGGCAAGACCGCATTCGGCTATGCATTCGGCGTCGTGCTCGCGATGTTCCTGCTCGTGCGGCTCGTGTTGCGCTCGCCCTTCGGCCTGGCGCTGCGCGGCATTCACGACAGCCGCAAGCGCATGACGGCCATCGGTTCGCCGGTGGAGGCGCGGCTGCGCATGGCCTATGCCTTCTCGGCCGCGGTGGCAGGCGTGGCGGGCGCGCTGCTGGCGCAGACCACGCAGTTCGTCGGCATCGAGTCGATCGGCTTCAACCGCTCGGCCGAAGTGCTCATCATCCTGGTGCTCGGTGGTACGGGGCGGCTGTACGGCGGGATGATCGGCGCCATCGTCTACATGCTGGTGCACGACTGGTTCGCGGACATGAACCCGCAGTACTGGATGTTCTGGCTCGGCATCTTCCTGATCGCGGCGGTCATGTTGGGCCGCGGCGGCATCATGGGGGCGCTCTCGCGTTTCGTCCGCACGGGGAAGGCGCGATGA
- a CDS encoding TetR/AcrR family transcriptional regulator — MSATAPAKTSFKEQMLQAREEAIVQTANRLLAEKGFESMTVDEVAATVGIAKASLYKHFPSKEDLAAAAMVRIMQRTLDFLAAVPAEDKPVDKLRAVVRWAMQMQLAGEMPSLPHQNSSLRAALMNNRGYLDRLVTISDQLGGWIQAAQADGSLNPKLPAIAVLYTLFARACDPVLGFLKAGRLQTDEQIVELVLATCFDGLAAR, encoded by the coding sequence ATGAGTGCCACCGCCCCCGCCAAGACCTCGTTCAAGGAACAGATGCTGCAGGCCCGCGAGGAGGCCATCGTGCAGACCGCGAACCGCCTGCTCGCCGAGAAGGGCTTCGAATCGATGACGGTCGACGAGGTGGCCGCAACGGTTGGCATCGCCAAGGCCAGCCTCTACAAGCACTTTCCCAGCAAGGAAGACCTGGCGGCCGCCGCGATGGTGCGAATCATGCAGCGCACGCTGGATTTCCTGGCCGCGGTGCCGGCCGAGGACAAGCCCGTCGACAAGCTGCGCGCCGTGGTGCGCTGGGCCATGCAGATGCAACTGGCTGGCGAGATGCCTTCGTTGCCGCACCAGAACTCGAGCCTGCGCGCTGCGCTGATGAACAACCGCGGTTACCTCGACCGCCTGGTCACCATCAGCGACCAACTCGGCGGCTGGATACAGGCCGCGCAGGCCGACGGCTCGCTCAACCCGAAGTTGCCGGCGATCGCCGTGCTCTACACGTTGTTCGCGCGCGCCTGTGATCCGGTGCTCGGTTTCCTGAAGGCCGGCCGTCTGCAGACAGACGAGCAGATCGTCGAGCTTGTGCTCGCAACCTGCTTCGACGGCTTGGCCGCGCGCTAA
- a CDS encoding GntR family transcriptional regulator, whose translation MDSQQSRVLVQLRDLILKGEFVPGERLAEIPLAEKLEASRTPVRLALASLEHEGLIEQSPSGGYQMRRFTSQEVADAIRVRGVIEGFAARLLAEDGASRQLLRDLKECLEDGDRAVNKPSMEIDDYAAYVEMNDRFHKLIVEGCGNLALKRVMDMLGGQPFAAPSAMLPMQSSMEEGQQWMRQAHRTHHAIVQAIERGQGSRAQALGEEHVEIARMNLDYALERPELAAELMPGIRLVSKGRGA comes from the coding sequence ATGGACTCCCAACAATCCCGCGTGCTCGTGCAACTGCGCGACTTGATCCTCAAGGGCGAATTCGTGCCCGGAGAGCGGCTGGCCGAGATCCCGCTCGCCGAGAAGCTCGAAGCCTCGCGCACCCCGGTGCGGCTCGCGCTGGCCAGCCTGGAGCACGAAGGGCTGATCGAGCAATCGCCCAGCGGCGGCTACCAGATGCGCCGCTTCACCTCGCAGGAAGTGGCCGACGCGATCCGCGTGCGAGGCGTGATCGAAGGCTTCGCCGCGCGCCTGCTGGCCGAAGACGGTGCATCGCGCCAGCTGCTGCGCGACCTGAAAGAGTGCCTGGAAGACGGCGACCGGGCCGTGAACAAGCCCAGCATGGAGATCGACGACTACGCGGCCTACGTCGAAATGAACGACCGCTTTCACAAGCTGATCGTCGAAGGCTGCGGCAATCTCGCGCTCAAGCGGGTGATGGACATGCTGGGTGGCCAGCCCTTTGCCGCTCCGAGCGCGATGCTGCCGATGCAGTCGTCAATGGAAGAGGGCCAGCAATGGATGCGGCAGGCGCACCGCACGCACCACGCAATCGTGCAGGCCATCGAGCGCGGGCAGGGCTCGCGGGCGCAGGCGCTGGGCGAGGAGCACGTCGAGATCGCGCGCATGAACCTCGATTACGCGCTCGAGCGGCCGGAGCTGGCTGCCGAGCTGATGCCGGGCATCCGCCTGGTGTCCAAGGGTCGGGGCGCCTGA
- a CDS encoding amidase has product MTQQQQQRRNFLQQTAGAAAATGLLSLWPRAFAQGPNETAGRAMGQLSIAEMSRRLAAGTLSSSQLVEEALAAIQNPAGEGARTFIRVHADTARATAARLDAERKSGRPAASPIAGIPISLKDLFDEAGITTLGGSMVLAGQPPATRDALVVERLRRAGAIIIGRTNTVEFAYTGLGVNPHYGTPKNVYDRATGRIPGGSTSGGAISVTDGMAAGAIGTDTGGSLRIPSALNGLVGFKPTQRRIPLDGVMPLSTSFDSAGPMAWTVEDCALLDAVLAAELQRPLRVLPLRGLRFAVPKTFFQDDLSPPVAAAFASALAKLSAAGATVTELPMTEFAKAPTINPRGMITAAEAFTWHRDFIKTGAAKYDPRVLARIKTGETITAPDYLQLQALRRQFIRSINTAAVGYDAMLMPTTPDIAPPIAEVLKDDDTYYRINGRMLRNPSVVNLFDGCALSVPCHDAGTAPVGLMVASIGNTDHRLLAVGAAVEAVVTPRRALSS; this is encoded by the coding sequence ATGACCCAACAGCAACAACAACGACGCAACTTCCTGCAGCAGACCGCCGGCGCCGCCGCGGCCACTGGACTGCTCTCCTTGTGGCCACGGGCCTTCGCCCAGGGACCGAACGAAACCGCCGGCAGGGCCATGGGCCAGCTGTCGATAGCCGAAATGTCGCGCCGCCTCGCCGCCGGCACCCTCAGCAGCAGCCAACTAGTAGAAGAAGCATTGGCCGCCATCCAGAACCCCGCGGGCGAAGGCGCGCGCACCTTCATCCGCGTGCACGCCGATACGGCCCGCGCCACCGCGGCGCGGCTCGACGCCGAGCGCAAGAGCGGCCGCCCGGCCGCCTCGCCGATCGCCGGCATCCCGATTTCGCTGAAAGACCTGTTCGACGAAGCCGGCATCACCACGCTCGGCGGCTCGATGGTGCTGGCCGGCCAGCCGCCAGCGACGCGCGACGCCCTCGTGGTCGAGCGACTGCGGCGCGCCGGCGCGATCATCATCGGGCGCACCAATACGGTCGAGTTCGCCTACACCGGCCTGGGCGTCAACCCGCACTACGGCACGCCGAAAAACGTCTACGACCGCGCGACAGGCCGCATCCCGGGTGGTTCGACCTCGGGCGGCGCGATCTCGGTGACCGACGGCATGGCTGCCGGCGCCATCGGCACCGACACCGGCGGATCGCTGCGCATCCCGTCAGCGCTCAACGGGCTGGTGGGCTTCAAGCCGACGCAGCGGCGCATTCCGCTCGACGGCGTGATGCCGCTGTCGACCTCCTTCGATTCGGCCGGCCCCATGGCCTGGACGGTGGAAGACTGCGCCCTGCTCGACGCCGTGCTGGCCGCCGAACTGCAGCGCCCGCTGCGCGTGTTGCCGCTGCGCGGCCTGCGCTTCGCGGTGCCCAAGACTTTCTTCCAGGACGATCTGTCGCCGCCAGTGGCCGCTGCCTTCGCTTCGGCGCTGGCCAAGCTCTCGGCCGCAGGCGCCACGGTCACCGAACTGCCGATGACCGAGTTCGCGAAGGCGCCAACCATCAACCCGCGCGGCATGATCACCGCCGCCGAGGCCTTCACCTGGCACCGCGACTTCATCAAGACAGGTGCCGCCAAATACGACCCGCGCGTGCTGGCCCGCATCAAGACCGGCGAAACCATCACCGCGCCCGACTATCTGCAGTTGCAGGCGCTGCGCCGCCAGTTCATCCGCTCGATCAACACCGCCGCCGTGGGCTACGACGCGATGCTGATGCCCACCACGCCCGACATCGCGCCGCCGATCGCCGAGGTGCTGAAGGACGATGACACCTACTACCGCATCAATGGCCGCATGCTGCGCAACCCCTCGGTGGTGAACCTGTTCGACGGCTGCGCGCTCTCGGTGCCCTGCCACGACGCGGGCACGGCGCCGGTCGGGCTGATGGTGGCCAGCATCGGCAACACCGATCACCGGCTGCTCGCGGTGGGCGCGGCGGTCGAAGCCGTGGTGACGCCGCGGCGCGCGCTCAGCAGTTAG
- a CDS encoding glutamine synthetase family protein: MSSSHTFVDRFGLWSDDQHAQARELVRRIDSGEVDLVRFAWPDQHGILRGKTLVATEARSALWEGVNLTSTLLAKDTSHKTVFPVFTQGGGFAIEGLQGGADFTIVADPATFKILPWSPRTGWVMCDAYMADGKPCPFATRQILQRAVRQLDELGLDFIAGLEVEFHVFKLDDARMGLADSGQPGEPPRVSLLSHGHQYLTELRYDRVDGLMELLRSNLIALGLPLRSLEIEFGPSQFELTFGPTAGVMPADTMVLLRSAIKQICQRNGLHATFMCRPKIPNVMSSGWHLHQSLRRKSDGVNAFMPEAEGQTLSEIGMHYLGGLKAHACGAAALASPTINGYRRYRPFSLAPDRAIWAKDNRGAMLRVLGGVGQSASRIENRVGEPTANPYLYLASQLFSGLDGIRNKTDPGPSADAPYETPAEQLPRSLSDALACLRKDEMLNTQMSKVFIDYLCHIKEAEIARFNLEVSEWEHREYFDMF; the protein is encoded by the coding sequence ATGAGCAGCAGCCACACATTCGTCGACCGCTTCGGTCTCTGGTCCGACGACCAGCATGCGCAGGCCAGGGAGCTGGTGCGCCGCATCGATAGCGGCGAGGTCGACCTCGTGCGCTTCGCCTGGCCCGACCAGCACGGCATCCTGCGCGGCAAGACGCTCGTCGCCACCGAGGCGCGCTCGGCCCTGTGGGAAGGCGTGAACCTCACCTCCACGCTGCTCGCCAAGGACACCTCGCACAAGACCGTGTTCCCGGTGTTCACGCAAGGCGGCGGCTTCGCCATCGAGGGCCTGCAGGGCGGGGCCGACTTCACCATCGTGGCCGACCCCGCCACCTTCAAGATCCTGCCGTGGTCGCCACGCACCGGCTGGGTGATGTGCGACGCCTACATGGCCGACGGCAAGCCCTGCCCCTTCGCCACGCGGCAGATCCTGCAGCGCGCGGTGCGCCAGCTCGACGAGCTGGGTCTGGACTTCATCGCCGGCCTCGAAGTCGAGTTCCACGTCTTCAAGCTCGACGACGCCCGCATGGGCCTGGCCGATTCGGGCCAGCCCGGCGAACCGCCGCGCGTGTCGCTGCTGTCGCACGGCCACCAGTACCTCACCGAGCTGCGCTACGACCGCGTCGACGGGCTGATGGAACTGCTGCGCTCCAACCTCATCGCGCTGGGCCTGCCGCTGCGATCGCTCGAAATCGAATTCGGCCCGAGCCAGTTCGAGCTGACCTTCGGCCCCACCGCCGGCGTGATGCCGGCCGACACCATGGTGCTGCTGCGCAGCGCCATCAAGCAGATCTGCCAGCGCAACGGGCTGCACGCCACCTTCATGTGCCGCCCGAAGATTCCGAACGTGATGTCCAGCGGCTGGCACCTGCACCAGTCGCTGCGCCGCAAGAGCGACGGCGTCAACGCGTTCATGCCCGAAGCCGAGGGCCAGACCCTCAGCGAGATCGGCATGCACTACCTCGGCGGCCTCAAGGCGCATGCCTGCGGTGCCGCTGCGCTGGCGAGCCCCACCATCAACGGCTATCGCCGCTACCGCCCCTTCTCGCTCGCGCCCGACCGCGCAATCTGGGCCAAGGACAACCGCGGCGCGATGCTGCGCGTGCTCGGCGGAGTGGGGCAAAGCGCCTCGCGCATCGAGAACCGCGTGGGCGAGCCGACGGCCAACCCGTACCTGTACCTGGCGTCGCAACTGTTCTCGGGGCTCGACGGCATCCGGAACAAGACCGACCCCGGTCCTTCGGCCGATGCGCCTTACGAAACGCCGGCAGAGCAGCTGCCTCGCTCCTTGAGCGACGCCCTCGCCTGCCTGCGCAAGGACGAGATGCTCAACACGCAGATGAGCAAAGTCTTCATCGACTACCTCTGCCACATCAAGGAAGCGGAAATCGCCCGCTTCAACCTCGAAGTCTCGGAGTGGGAACACCGCGAGTACTTCGACATGTTCTGA
- a CDS encoding 2Fe-2S iron-sulfur cluster-binding protein, protein MPTIHYILKDGTTREVDAKVGASVMETAIRGNVRGIDAECGGCCSCATCHVYVDDAFIDLLPPPDDMESALLEAVASERRSGSRLSCQLSVTAAFDGLRVRVPDTQI, encoded by the coding sequence ATGCCCACGATCCACTACATCCTCAAGGACGGCACCACGCGCGAGGTCGACGCCAAGGTCGGCGCCAGCGTGATGGAGACCGCCATCCGCGGCAACGTGCGCGGCATCGACGCCGAATGCGGCGGCTGCTGTTCCTGCGCCACCTGCCACGTCTACGTGGACGACGCCTTCATCGACCTGCTGCCGCCGCCCGACGACATGGAGAGCGCGCTGCTCGAAGCCGTCGCGTCCGAGCGCAGGTCCGGCTCGCGCCTGAGCTGCCAGCTCAGCGTGACAGCGGCCTTCGATGGCCTCAGGGTTCGCGTGCCCGATACCCAGATTTGA
- a CDS encoding branched-chain amino acid ABC transporter permease: MGIVIFDGVAYGMLLFLIGVGLSITMGLMNFVNLAHGSFAMVGGYAASVLMNHFGLGFGLSLAAAFVAAAVAGAVLEFVFYRRLYRAHPLDQVLLSIGVVFVSIAAFTYFFGPTMQPFTLPPALDGQMSLLGLEVGRYRLFLIVCGVAVLAALLLGLGKTRYGAMVRAAVDNQRVAGGTGINVQRLFFLTFSLGCGLAGLGGALSLGMLGLEPSFPLKYLVYFLMVVCVGGAGTVTGPFIAALLVGIVDVAGKYYLPEAGAFLIYVFMIVMLLVRPNGIVAKKGIA, from the coding sequence ATGGGCATCGTGATCTTCGATGGAGTGGCCTACGGCATGCTCCTGTTTCTCATCGGCGTGGGCTTGTCCATCACGATGGGGCTCATGAATTTCGTCAACCTCGCGCACGGCAGTTTCGCGATGGTTGGCGGCTACGCCGCAAGCGTGCTGATGAACCACTTCGGACTGGGCTTCGGCCTCTCTTTGGCGGCAGCCTTCGTGGCGGCTGCCGTTGCGGGCGCGGTGCTGGAGTTCGTGTTCTACCGACGGCTGTACCGCGCGCACCCGCTCGACCAGGTGCTGCTGTCGATCGGCGTGGTGTTCGTGTCGATCGCCGCCTTCACGTACTTCTTCGGCCCGACGATGCAGCCCTTCACGCTGCCGCCGGCGCTCGACGGGCAGATGTCGCTGCTGGGCCTTGAAGTGGGCCGCTATCGCCTGTTCCTGATCGTCTGCGGCGTGGCCGTGCTGGCCGCGCTGCTGCTGGGCCTGGGCAAGACGCGCTACGGCGCGATGGTGCGCGCGGCGGTCGACAACCAGCGCGTGGCGGGTGGCACCGGCATCAACGTGCAGCGGCTGTTCTTCCTGACCTTCTCTCTCGGCTGCGGCCTCGCGGGCCTCGGCGGTGCGCTGAGCCTGGGCATGCTGGGGCTGGAGCCGTCGTTCCCGCTCAAGTACCTCGTGTACTTCCTGATGGTGGTGTGCGTGGGCGGTGCGGGCACCGTCACGGGGCCGTTCATTGCGGCGCTGCTGGTCGGCATCGTCGACGTGGCGGGCAAGTACTACCTGCCTGAGGCGGGCGCCTTTCTCATCTACGTTTTCATGATCGTGATGCTGCTGGTGCGGCCGAACGGCATCGTTGCGAAGAAGGGGATCGCGTGA